From the genome of Pectobacterium atrosepticum:
CAGACTTGCCAAAACACATCAAAAGCGACCATCGGAATAAGGCCAATAATGATGAGAAAGCCACACATTACGGCCAATTCCAACGCATCACCTAACGCCGCAATCGGCGCTTCGGATACCAGATGCAATATTTTAGGCCAGTTGTGAATCAAGAATAAGGTACTAATGATCCCAACTATGACTGATTTCAATATCGCCTTAAAAAGTTCAGCTAATGCTTGGGAAGAAAATAACCGTTTCAGCCCAGAAATAGGATCTAATTTTTTGAAGTCAACTTTTAATGACTTAGTACTAAATAATATCCCACCCAGTAGCATCGGTGCAGACAGCGCAACTAATACGGCCCCGAGCATAATCGGTACCAGCGCCGACACAGCCTGGCGCAATAGTGAACCAACATGGCGTAGCATTTGGGTATCATCGCCAATCGTCGCGTAATCAAAATTTAACGACTGTGAGACAATTCTGGCCAAACGGCCAGCCATGACATCGCCCCCTATCCACAGAATAGCCAATCCTGCGACCATCATCAGAACAGAAGTCAGCTCTCTAGATCGCGGGATCTGGCCTTCTTCTCGCGCCTTCTCCTCTTTTTGGGGAGTGGGGGCTTCTGTTTTTTCTAGATCGCTATCTTCAGCCACGTTGGCGTTCCTGTTACGACTTTCGGGATAGGAATTTGCTGCCTAGCATGACAAATACGAGAAAGTTTTATGGCTGGAACAACGAGAAAAACCGACGCTTTTTTAACGAATAGTAAAAAAGAAAGGGAGGGAGAAATCGATCTTGGTTATTTATGGCCATAAATACTGGCCATAAATAGCTGGGGCATTGGTGCTCGTAGCCTTTTCAAAAAAGAAGATGACTCCTTTTTCTGACGCAAGACTCATTAGAATCCGAGACTATCCAGAAGGTCGTCAACCTGATCCTGATTGGCTACGATACCAGCTGCACCTTTATCCAACTGAGGTCCATTCAGAAGACCATCATTTACACGCTTAGGTGCATCTGGTTTTTCTGGAATATTGTCAAGCAACACCATCAGCAGTTGTTTTTCAATCTCTTGAACAACATCCATCATACGCTTGATTACCTGACCGGTAAGGTCCTGGAAATCCTGCGCCATCATAATTTCCAACAGCTGAGCGTTGGTAAACGAGGTATGCTGTGGTACATCTTCAAGATAGCTACGCGTATCCGTCACTAATTCGCGGGCATCGGCCAGTTCGATTGGATTTTCAAACCATTCATCCCAACGTACCTTCAGAGATTTAGCATCAGCTTCTAGCAGGTTCTGACGTGGTTGCGCAGCCTCTACGCAGTTCAGAGCACGTTCTGCCGCTTGCGCAGTCATCTGGACTACATAGTCAAGACGATCGCGTGCATCAGGAATAGCCTCTGCTGCTTCTGCTATCGCATTATCGAGACCCAGTTCTTTCAAACTGTCGCGCAGCATACGAGTCAATTGGCCGATACGCGAAATAATCTCGGTTGCTGAAGCTGTGTCGTTCACGGACGGCATCTGTGGCGTCATAAGATCCCCTTACATACCCAATTTTTCGAAAATCTTACTTAGTTTTTCTTCGAGGGTAGCTGCAGTAAATGGTTTAACTACATAGCCGCTAGCACCTGCTTGTGCTGCAGCAATAATGTTCTCTTTCTTCGCTTCTGCCGTTACCATCAGTACGGGAAGCTTGGAAAGCGCGCCGTCAGCACGAATAGTCTGCAATAGCTCCAATCCATCCATATTGGGCATATTCCAGTCAGAAATGACGAAATCAAAAGCACCGGAGCGAAGCTTATTCAGCGCATCTGAGCCATCTTCTGCCTCTTCTACGTTATTAAAGCCCAGTTCCTTAAGCAGGTTACGGACAATTCGGCGCATTGTCGAAAAATCATCCACTACCAGAAATCTGAGTTCTTTATCGGCCATACCTACTCCTAAAATATTTATTGCTCACCGAGAGCTGCTTATATACGTAATGCCTGTCCGGCAGAGATTTGTGCCAACATTCGCTGGCTCACCTGGTGCAAATCCACCACTTCATCGACGCCACCCATCGCAATCGCTTCACGTGGCATCCCAAAAACCACACAACTTGCTTCATTTTGGGCCAGAGTATAAGCACCAGCCTGATGGAGTTCCAACATGCCGGCCGCCCCATCATTCCCCATTCCCGTGAGGATTACCCCTACGGCATTTCGCCCAGCGTATTGGGCAACCGAACGGAATAACACATCAACAGATGGACGATGCCGATTGACGGGTGGTCCATCATTTAAACGTACCTGGTAGTTTGCCCCACTGCGCGCCAACTCAAGATGGCGAGCCCCCGGCGCAATATAGGCATGTCCAGGAAGGACACGTTCCCCATCTTCTGCTTCTTTCACCGTAATCTGGCATAACTTATTCAAACGCTCGGCGAAAGATTTCGTAAAGCCCGGAGGCATGTGCTGTGTAATCAATAACGCAGGACTTGTCGGCGGCAGGGGTTGTAATACATGCCGTATCGCTTCCGTTCCCCCTGTGGATGCACCAATCGCGATTAGTTTTTCACTACTGAGCAATGGCATATGCTGAATAATTTTTGTTGGCTCTGCCGTTGTACTACGTTGCGGCAGACGCGCCTTCGCTGCCATGCGAATTTTTTCCGCAATCAGTTCGCTGTATGCAAGCATCCCCTCGCGGATACCTAACTGCGGTTTGGTGACAAAATCAATAGCACCAAGCTCCAGAGCGCGAAGCGTAATTTCAGAGCCTTTTCCCGTTAAAGATGACACCATTACAACAGGCATCGGGCGCAGGCGCATAAGCTTTTCAAGAAAATCCAGCCCATCCATGCGCGGCATTTCAACGTCCAGCGTTAATACCTGAGGATTGAATTTTTTAATCAAATCACGAGCAACTAATGGGTCTGGCGCAGTCGCGACAACTTCCATATCAGGATGGCTATTAATTATTTCAGTC
Proteins encoded in this window:
- the flhB gene encoding flagellar type III secretion system protein FlhB; the protein is MAEDSDLEKTEAPTPQKEEKAREEGQIPRSRELTSVLMMVAGLAILWIGGDVMAGRLARIVSQSLNFDYATIGDDTQMLRHVGSLLRQAVSALVPIMLGAVLVALSAPMLLGGILFSTKSLKVDFKKLDPISGLKRLFSSQALAELFKAILKSVIVGIISTLFLIHNWPKILHLVSEAPIAALGDALELAVMCGFLIIIGLIPMVAFDVFWQVWSHIKKLRMTKQEIRDEHKQSEGDPHVKGRIRQQQRAMAQRRMMADVPKADVIVTNPTHYAVALRYDDKKMNAPKVLAKGAGDIALRIRELGTEHRVPILEAPPLARALFRHSEVGQHIPAALYAAVAEVLAWVYQLKRWKREGGLIPRKPKHLPVPDALDFAKENTTDG
- the cheZ gene encoding protein phosphatase CheZ; its protein translation is MTPQMPSVNDTASATEIISRIGQLTRMLRDSLKELGLDNAIAEAAEAIPDARDRLDYVVQMTAQAAERALNCVEAAQPRQNLLEADAKSLKVRWDEWFENPIELADARELVTDTRSYLEDVPQHTSFTNAQLLEIMMAQDFQDLTGQVIKRMMDVVQEIEKQLLMVLLDNIPEKPDAPKRVNDGLLNGPQLDKGAAGIVANQDQVDDLLDSLGF
- the cheY gene encoding chemotaxis protein CheY, which translates into the protein MADKELRFLVVDDFSTMRRIVRNLLKELGFNNVEEAEDGSDALNKLRSGAFDFVISDWNMPNMDGLELLQTIRADGALSKLPVLMVTAEAKKENIIAAAQAGASGYVVKPFTAATLEEKLSKIFEKLGM
- a CDS encoding chemotaxis response regulator protein-glutamate methylesterase, yielding MSKIRVLCVDDSALMRQIMTEIINSHPDMEVVATAPDPLVARDLIKKFNPQVLTLDVEMPRMDGLDFLEKLMRLRPMPVVMVSSLTGKGSEITLRALELGAIDFVTKPQLGIREGMLAYSELIAEKIRMAAKARLPQRSTTAEPTKIIQHMPLLSSEKLIAIGASTGGTEAIRHVLQPLPPTSPALLITQHMPPGFTKSFAERLNKLCQITVKEAEDGERVLPGHAYIAPGARHLELARSGANYQVRLNDGPPVNRHRPSVDVLFRSVAQYAGRNAVGVILTGMGNDGAAGMLELHQAGAYTLAQNEASCVVFGMPREAIAMGGVDEVVDLHQVSQRMLAQISAGQALRI